A section of the Flavobacteriales bacterium genome encodes:
- a CDS encoding type B 50S ribosomal protein L31 — MKDGIHPENYRVVVFKDMSNDYMFLSRSCAATKESIKWEDGNEYPLVKLDISHTSHPFYTGKMMLIDTAGRVDKFNKRYARHNKEAK; from the coding sequence CTACCGCGTCGTGGTGTTCAAGGACATGTCCAACGACTACATGTTCCTGAGCCGCAGTTGCGCGGCCACCAAGGAGAGCATCAAGTGGGAGGACGGCAACGAGTATCCCCTCGTGAAGCTGGACATCAGCCATACCTCTCATCCGTTCTACACCGGCAAGATGATGCTGATCGACACCGCTGGCCGGGTGGACAAGTTCAACAAGCGGTACGCGCGCCACAACAAGGAGGCGAAGTAA